From Nitrospirota bacterium:
AGGGACCGTCCGGTGTTGGGGCGGCGGGAACGTCGGCCAGCTCGGCGATGGCGGCACGACCGTCGCCGCCGGAAGCCCCGTCGTTCCCTCTTCGCTCACCGGGGTGGTGGCGCTGGCGACCGGGACTACCCATTCCTGCGCCGTCACGAGCGACGGCGGGGTCAAGTGCTGGGGCAACAACGGCACCGGCCAGGTCGGTGATGGAACGACAACGACTCGGCTCACTCCGGTGGCTGTGACCGGCCTCAGCAATGCCGTCGCGATTGACGCCGGGAAAGCTCACACTTGCGCGCTGGCTGCGGAGGGTTCCGTGAAGTGCTGGGGCCTGAACTTTGCCGGCCAACTTGGCGATGGGACCTCGTTGAGCAAGAACACGCCGGTGGCGGTCTCGACGCTGACCGGAGCGGTGGCGGTAGAAACCGGCGGCGGGTACGACGTGACCAGTGGTCACACCTGCGCCCTGATATTCGATGGAACGGTGAATTGCTGGGGATATGGAGCGAGAGGTGCCCTGGGTAACGGCTCCGGCATCAACAAACACTCCCCTGTGGCCGTCTCATCCCTCACCAACGCCGTCTCGGTTATGGCCGGCGTCGAGCACAGTTGCGCCCTGCTCGCCGACGGTGCGGCACGATGCTGGGGGCGGGACAACTACGGGCAACTCGGTGACGGCACAACCACCAATGCTTCTGTGCCCGTGGCGGTCACTTCCCTCACCAATGCCATTGCGATGGCTGGCGGTTACACCCACACCTGCGCGCTGCTTTCGAACGGCGCGGTGAAGTGTTGGGGACGCAACAACAGCGGGCAGCTTGGTGATGGAACAACAACCGACAGTTTGATCCCCGTGAACGTGACTTCACTCAGCTCGGTGGTCGCCCTTGGCGGTGGCGAGGAGTTCACCTGCGCCATGATCTCCGATGGCACGATCAAGTGCTGGGGAGAGAACAACCTCGGCCAGATCGGTGACGGCGCCGATTCGCCTACGAACAAGAGCATTCCTACCCAAGTCCTCAACTTCCCGTAGCACACCCCCGGCCATCTTGGTGGGGGGTGATCCGAAAGTGAATAATGGGTGACGGCGGTCATGAAAAAAAACTTGATGGGCGTCATTTCGGGGTAGGACCGGGTTGGGTACCGTGACGGTCCATGAACGACCCGAAATCGGTTTCGAGTAGCCCTAATCTTGACAATAACGATCATAATAAGAGCGACGAATCACCCTCTCGAAGAACTTTTCTCCAATTGATGGCCGGCGCGGGCGGATCGCTCGCGTTCATGACGAAAGACGCGTGGGGAAGCGTGTTCACCTTCTTCGAACCGTTCGACACGCCGAATCCACTCGCGCAGTACCCGAATCGCGGATGGGAATCGGTGTACCGCGATCTCCTTGCCTACGACAGCACGTTCAGTTTTCTCTGCGCCCCGAACGACACGCACAACTGCCTCCTCCGCGCCTACGTGAAGAACGGCGTCATCACGCGCCTCGGTCCCACCTACGGTTTCGGCAAGGCCGTGGACCTCTATGGAAACAAAGCATCGCACCGTTGGGAGCCGCGCTGCTGCCAGAAGGGACTCGCGCTCGTCCGCCGGTTTTACGGCGACCGCCGATGCAAATATCCGCTCGTGCGGGCCGGATTCCGGCAGTGGGTGATGGACGGATTCCCCCGCGATCCGGAAACCGGCCGAGTACCGTCCAAGTACGTCAATCGGGGGCGCGACGGCTGGCTCCGAGTGTCCTGGGATGAAGCGTTTCAATTCTCCGCGAAAGCGATGGCCAACATTGCGGAGACATACTCGGGAGAGCAAGGCGTGAAGCGGCTGAAGGCGCAGGGGTACGACGAGGCCATGGTCGAAGCCGTCGGTGGAGCGGGCGTGCAGACGATCAAGTTCCGCGGCGGAATGGCCGCCCTCGGGGCCACGCGCATTTTCGCGCAGTACCGTCTGGCCAACAGCATGGCCCTCCTCGATGCCAAAATCCGAAACGTCGGTCCCGACAAGGCGATCGGCGCGCGCGGGTGGGACAACTACTCGTGGCATACGGATCTCCCGCCGGGCCATCCCATGGTGACCGGCCAGCAGACGGTGGACTGGGACCTCGTGTGCGTGGAGAACGCGAAGCTCGTCATCGCCTGGGGAATGAATTGGATCGCCACCAAAATGCCGGACGCCCACTGGTTGACCGAGGCTCGCCTCAAGGGAACCAAAACCGTGGTGATCGCGTGCGAATACAGCGCCACGGCGAACAAGGCGGATGCCGCACTTGTCGTTCGTCCCGGCACCACTCCCGCTCTGGCCCTCGGACTGGCCGGCGTAATCCTCAAAGAGAAGTTGCACGACGAGGAGTACATTCGCCGCTACACCGACCTTCCGTTCCTCGTCCGCATGGACAACCTGAAACTCCTCCGCGCGGCGGAAGTCTGGCCGGATCGGAAAGCGTCGACGCTCCGGAACTACGTGTCCGTCGAGGCCTCGGGCGCGAAGTCGCCTCCGAATCACCTTCAGCCCACTCCGATCGTCCCCGAAGCCCTCCGGAACGAATGGGGCGATTACGTCGTATGGGACGAGACGGCCAAGGGGCCGAAGGCCGTCAGCCGGGACGAATACGGAAAGAAAGCGGCCGCGCTCAAGCCGGCCGTGTCGGGAGCGTTCACGGTGAAACTGGCGTCCGGGGAAAGCGTGGCGGTGAGAACGGTATTCGATCTCCTGTCCGAGTATGTCGAGAAGAACTTCAACGTGGAGCAGACGAGCGAAATCACCTGGGCGCCGAAGGAGGGGATCGAATGGCTGGCGCGGGAGATCGCGAAGAACAAGGCCGCCACGCTGTTCGCCGTGGGCATGGGCCCGAACCAGTTTTTCAACAATGATCTCAAGGACCGCGCGATCTTCTTCCTCGCCGCCCTCACGCGGAACATCGGGCTCATCGGCGCGAACGTGGGCAGTTTCGCGGGCAACTATCGCGCCGCCTTCTTCAACGGCCTGCCGCAGTTCATCGCGGAGAACCCCTTCGACCTGGAGCTGGACGGCGCCAAGCCATCCCGCCCCAAAGGCTACTCGAAAGCCGAATCGGTCCATTACTTCAACGACAGCGAGCACGTCCTCCGCGCGGGCAAGACGCTGATTACGGGGAAGAGCCACATTCCTACGCCCACCAAGGCGATCCACGTCACGAACAGCAACTCCCTCATCGGCAATGCAAAGGGACACTACGAATCGGTGATCAACGTGTTCCCGCGCGTGGAGTTCATCGCCGTGAACGAGTGGTGGTGGACGGCCTCCTGCGAGTACGCCGACGTCGTCTTCCCCGTCGATTCCTGGGCGGAGTTCAAATATCCGGACCTCACCATTTCCGTGACCAATCCGTTCCTCTACGTTTATCCCCGGTCGCCGCTCCCGCGAATTTTCAACACGCGATCCGATCTGGAAGTGGCCGCCGGACTCTCGAATGCGATGGCGGACGTGACGGGCGATTCGCGGTTCCGCGACATGTGGAAGTTCGTGAACGAGGGCACCGCGGAGCCGTACCTCCAACGCGTGCTCGATCACAGCAGCGCCACGCGCGGATACAAGATGAACGACATCGAAAAGAAAGCGCAGGAGGGCGTCCCATCGATTCTCCTGAGCCGCACGTATCCGAAAGCCGCCGGATGGGAGCAGTCGAACGAAGACAAGCCTTGGTACACGAAATCCGGCCGGCTGGAGTTTTATCGCGACGAACCGGAATTCATCGACAGCGGCGAGAACATGCTGGTCTACCGGGAGCCGGTGGATTCCACCTTCTACGAGCCGAACGTCATCGTGTCGGCGCCGCACCCGGCCCTCAAGCCGAAATCCCCGGAGGATTATGGCGTGAATCGCGCCGAGTTATCCGGCGACAAACGCCAAACCCGCCACGTGGTCAAGCCCTGGAGCGACGTCAAGAACACGCAGCATCCGCTTATGAAGGAAGGGCACCGGTTCATCTATCACACCCCCAAGTATCGTCACGGCGCACACACAACGCCGGTGGATACGGACGTCGTGGCCGTGTGGTTCGGCCCGTTCGGGGACGTGTACCGGCACGACAAGCGCAAGCCGTTCGTGGTCGAGTCGTTCGTCGACATCAATCCGCTCGACGGCAAGGAACTGGGAATTGAGGATGGGGATTACGTGTGGATCGACGCGGACCCGGCGGACCGGCCCTATCGCGGTTGGAAGAAGGGTACCGAGGAATACAAGTTGGCGCGGCTCCTGTTGCGTGCGCGGTACTATCCCGGTACACCGCGCGGCGTGGCGCGAACCTGGCACAACATGTTTGGATCGACCTACCAGAGCGTGAAGGGGCACGAGACGAATCCGACGGGCTTGGCGAAGGGTCCGGAGACGGGCTACCAGTCCATCTACCGGTACGGCAGCCACCAGAGCTGCACGCGCGGCTGGCTCAAGCCGACGTGGATGACCGACTCGCTCGTGCGAAAGGATCTCCTGGGCCAGAAAATCGGGAAGGGTTTCATGCCGGACGTCCACTGCCCCACCGGCGCGCCGCGTGAAAGTTTCGTCAAGATCACCAAGGCCGAGGACGGTGGGTACGGAGGCGAAAAACTCTGGAAGCCTGCGAAGGACGGGTTCCGGCCCGGATATGAGAATGATTCCATGAAATCCTTCTTGCAGGGCGGTTTCGTCAAGGTGAAGGCGTAGGCGAAGCGATGCCGAAGGTGAAGAATTGGCAGATTCGGCGCGAGATGGAGTACCCCTACGAGGAGTCGCGCCCCAAGAAGCAGGTCGCCTACATTTTCGATACCAACAAGTGCATCGAGTGCCAGACGTGCTCCATTGCCTGCAAGACGACGTGGACCTCCGGGAAGGGCCAGGAGTACATGTTCTGGAACAACGTCGAGACGAAGCCGTACGGGTTTTATCCGCTCGGGTGGGATGTCAAAATCCTGGAGAAGCTCGGTCCGCAGGAGTGGAACGGCGGCGCTTACGCAGGGAAAACGGTTTTCGAAGCGGCGGCCCCCGGCGAACGCGTGTTGGGATATCAGCCGCAAGAGGAGGACTACGCCTCACCGAACGTCGGCGAAGACGATGTATCCGCGGTCGTCGAAAAGGGCGCGTTCTTTCAGGGGATCCACAAGACGTGGATGTTCTACCTCGCGCGGATCTGCAATCACTGCACGTATCCCGCGTGCTTGGCGTCGTGCCCGCGGAAGGCGATCTACAAGCGTCCGGAGGACGGCGTGGTATTGATCGATCAGTCGCGGTGCCGCGGCTACCGTGAGTGCGTGAAAGCCTGCCCGTACAAGAAAGTGTTTTTCAATCTCATGACACGGGTCTCGGAGAAGTGCATCGCCTGTTACCCGCTTCTGGAACAGGGGAAGCAGCCGCGATGCGTGGAAACGTGCATCGGGAAGATCCGACTCCAAGGCTGGCTCAGCAAGCCGGGCGAGGAGAAGAAGGACAATCCGATCGACTATCTCGTTCGCATCAAGAAAATCGCCGTGCCGCTTTATCCTCAGTATGGATTGGAGCCGAACGTCTACTACATTCCACCGATCCACGTTCCGCGCGAATTCCTGCTCCAGATGTTCGGACCGGCGTTGGACCCGGCGGTCGCGGCCTATCGCGCCGCGAAGGACGACAAAGATCTGCTCGCGGCGCTCCTCTTGTTCGGATCATCGGACCAGACCTTGGGATCGTTCCGGCGCGAGGGAGAGATGGCGGTGGGACTCAACACGAACGGTCAGGAGGTGGTGCGTGTTCCTCTCAAGGAACCGGTCTACATCCGCCCGTATTTCGACAAGGAAAACAATGTCTACCGGCACAATATTTCGTAACGTCGCAGGGACGATCCTCGCGTTGTTCATGGTGGCGCCCGCGCCGATGGCGGGCGATTTCGAGGTGGAATCGAAGAACATTGGACCCAAGCCCGTTCCGTCCGGTCCGGCCGACGACGCATGGGGTTCGGCGCCGGAAACAGAGCTTGCGCTTCTGCCGCAGAACATGATCGCGCCCTCGCTGATCGAACTCACCATCCCGTCGCTGAAAGTCCGCAGCCTCCATAACGAGACGGACATCGCCATCCGCCTGCAGTGGCCTGACAGGACGCGTGACAGCATCCAGGACATCGGCCGTTTCTCGGATGGTTGCGCGATCGAATTCCCGATCGGCCCGGCGGACCCTTCGCCGTTCATGGGTCACGCGTCGCCCGGTCCGGGCCAGCCGGCAGGCCGCGTTCACATCGTTCACTGGAAAGCCACGTGGCAGGATGACATGGACCTCGGATTTCAGGGGGTTGCGAAGATCTATCCGAACGGATGGTGGGACGTTTACCCCTTTCTGAACGGCGCGTATCCGTTCCTGACGGAGGACAGCCTGACGGGCCGACAGACCATGAACTACTCGCCCGGAACGTACGTCGGCAATCCGGTCTCCCTGATGAAGCGAAAGGTGCCGGTCGAGGAGTTGATCGCGGAAGGGTTCGGGACGCTTACCACACAGCCGCGGCAGGACGCGTCCGGCCGGGGCGAGTGGAAGAGTGGTGCGTGGACGGTCGTTCTCATCCGCCCTCTTGTGTCGAAGGACGCGATGGACAGCGTCCTTCCCTTTGACGGCGAATCGAAAATCGCGTTTGCGCTGTGGAACGGATCCGATGAGGACCGCGGCGCGCGCAAGCACTACTTCCCATGGATTCCACTCAAGATTCAGAAGTAGGCCGGCCTGCGGTCGGCGGCATCGGTCCGGTCGGCCATGACGAGGTTAACCGCTGGATCGTTTGCGCCGATGTGTATCGCTTCCTGGCGGGGTGCTTCCGCTATCCCGAGACGGATGTGATGGCGACGAATCTTTCAGTGCTGGCGCTGGGGCTGGAGAAAATACAGACCGTTCCCAAATCCGTCCGAGCCCACATGCATCGGATGGCCGGCCTGCTGAATGGGGTGGGGGGACAGGATCTCCGTATCGAGCACGAACGCTTGTTCGGGACAAACCCGCTTTGTTCACCCTATGAGACTTCGTATTGCCCGGCGCGGAAGGAACGGATCCTTGGAGATTTGGCGGGCTTCTATCGGGCGTTCGGACTCCTGCCGGTCGCGGCTCGACCCGACATGCCGGATCACATTTGTGCGGAGATGGAGTTCATGTCAGTCGTCCTCCTCAAGGCGGCGTATGGATTGCGCCGAGGCGCCCGCGAAATGTCGGAAGTGTGCTTGAACGCCCACCAATCCTTCCTCGCCGATCACGTCGGCCGCTGGTACGCGGCCTTTGCGGATGCAGCGGAGGAACGGACGGACCTGGACGTATTCCGGAGCACAGCCGATCTGCTTCGTGAGTGGGTCGAGACCGATCTTCGCCTCTCCCACGTGAGCGCTACCTCCTACTCAGCCTCCCCTACCATCCCCTTCGGCGATTCCTCCCCCGCCTGCCCGATCGTTTCCTGAGCCGACCGGAGAATATTCACTTGAGATCCCATCCCGTAGCTTGGACAGAATGCG
This genomic window contains:
- a CDS encoding molybdopterin-dependent oxidoreductase — encoded protein: MNDPKSVSSSPNLDNNDHNKSDESPSRRTFLQLMAGAGGSLAFMTKDAWGSVFTFFEPFDTPNPLAQYPNRGWESVYRDLLAYDSTFSFLCAPNDTHNCLLRAYVKNGVITRLGPTYGFGKAVDLYGNKASHRWEPRCCQKGLALVRRFYGDRRCKYPLVRAGFRQWVMDGFPRDPETGRVPSKYVNRGRDGWLRVSWDEAFQFSAKAMANIAETYSGEQGVKRLKAQGYDEAMVEAVGGAGVQTIKFRGGMAALGATRIFAQYRLANSMALLDAKIRNVGPDKAIGARGWDNYSWHTDLPPGHPMVTGQQTVDWDLVCVENAKLVIAWGMNWIATKMPDAHWLTEARLKGTKTVVIACEYSATANKADAALVVRPGTTPALALGLAGVILKEKLHDEEYIRRYTDLPFLVRMDNLKLLRAAEVWPDRKASTLRNYVSVEASGAKSPPNHLQPTPIVPEALRNEWGDYVVWDETAKGPKAVSRDEYGKKAAALKPAVSGAFTVKLASGESVAVRTVFDLLSEYVEKNFNVEQTSEITWAPKEGIEWLAREIAKNKAATLFAVGMGPNQFFNNDLKDRAIFFLAALTRNIGLIGANVGSFAGNYRAAFFNGLPQFIAENPFDLELDGAKPSRPKGYSKAESVHYFNDSEHVLRAGKTLITGKSHIPTPTKAIHVTNSNSLIGNAKGHYESVINVFPRVEFIAVNEWWWTASCEYADVVFPVDSWAEFKYPDLTISVTNPFLYVYPRSPLPRIFNTRSDLEVAAGLSNAMADVTGDSRFRDMWKFVNEGTAEPYLQRVLDHSSATRGYKMNDIEKKAQEGVPSILLSRTYPKAAGWEQSNEDKPWYTKSGRLEFYRDEPEFIDSGENMLVYREPVDSTFYEPNVIVSAPHPALKPKSPEDYGVNRAELSGDKRQTRHVVKPWSDVKNTQHPLMKEGHRFIYHTPKYRHGAHTTPVDTDVVAVWFGPFGDVYRHDKRKPFVVESFVDINPLDGKELGIEDGDYVWIDADPADRPYRGWKKGTEEYKLARLLLRARYYPGTPRGVARTWHNMFGSTYQSVKGHETNPTGLAKGPETGYQSIYRYGSHQSCTRGWLKPTWMTDSLVRKDLLGQKIGKGFMPDVHCPTGAPRESFVKITKAEDGGYGGEKLWKPAKDGFRPGYENDSMKSFLQGGFVKVKA
- a CDS encoding dehydrogenase codes for the protein MPKVKNWQIRREMEYPYEESRPKKQVAYIFDTNKCIECQTCSIACKTTWTSGKGQEYMFWNNVETKPYGFYPLGWDVKILEKLGPQEWNGGAYAGKTVFEAAAPGERVLGYQPQEEDYASPNVGEDDVSAVVEKGAFFQGIHKTWMFYLARICNHCTYPACLASCPRKAIYKRPEDGVVLIDQSRCRGYRECVKACPYKKVFFNLMTRVSEKCIACYPLLEQGKQPRCVETCIGKIRLQGWLSKPGEEKKDNPIDYLVRIKKIAVPLYPQYGLEPNVYYIPPIHVPREFLLQMFGPALDPAVAAYRAAKDDKDLLAALLLFGSSDQTLGSFRREGEMAVGLNTNGQEVVRVPLKEPVYIRPYFDKENNVYRHNIS
- a CDS encoding molecular chaperone TorD family protein gives rise to the protein MDSTQDSEVGRPAVGGIGPVGHDEVNRWIVCADVYRFLAGCFRYPETDVMATNLSVLALGLEKIQTVPKSVRAHMHRMAGLLNGVGGQDLRIEHERLFGTNPLCSPYETSYCPARKERILGDLAGFYRAFGLLPVAARPDMPDHICAEMEFMSVVLLKAAYGLRRGAREMSEVCLNAHQSFLADHVGRWYAAFADAAEERTDLDVFRSTADLLREWVETDLRLSHVSATSYSASPTIPFGDSSPACPIVS